A genomic stretch from Mycobacteriales bacterium includes:
- a CDS encoding thiamine pyrophosphate-requiring protein has product MATVGDQVLARLKEWGVECVFGYAGDGINGLLAAWGRADNDPKFVQVRHEEMAAFAAVGYSKFTGRVAVCAATSGPGAIHLLNGLYDAKLDHVPVVAIVGQTNRSAMGGSYQQEVDLLSLFKDVANEYCQMVTVPEQLPNVIDRAMRTAMTQRCVAAIIIPSDVQELEYAAPTHEFKMVPSSLGIVEPQLLPPERELAHAAEIINSGKKVAILIGQGAREAADQVVELAELTGAGVAKALLGKDVLSDELPFVTGSIGLLGTRPSYELMTGCDTLVTIGSNFPYTQFLPEFGQARAIQIDIDPRFIGMRYPYELNLVGSAGATLKQLLPMIERKNDRSWRESIEKHVARWWDVMDRSAQVGADPLNPQRVFAEASEVLPANVIVSADSGSSANWYARNIKLRPGMRGSLSGTLATMGNGVPYMVGAKFGHPDRPAIAFVGDGAMQMNGINELITISKYWQEWSDPRLIIAVLHNQDLNQVTWEMRAMEGAPQFLPSQQLPPFPYAEYARSIGLQGLRIDQPGDIAPAWRSALGADRPCVLEFVTDPAVPPIPPHATLDQIENMISAVVRGDSDRWDVIKEGVKLKAQEFLPGGKG; this is encoded by the coding sequence GTGGCCACTGTTGGCGACCAGGTGTTGGCACGACTCAAGGAGTGGGGAGTCGAGTGCGTCTTCGGCTATGCCGGGGACGGGATCAACGGCTTGCTCGCTGCGTGGGGCCGGGCGGACAACGACCCGAAGTTCGTGCAGGTGCGCCACGAGGAGATGGCGGCGTTCGCCGCGGTCGGCTACTCGAAGTTCACCGGACGAGTGGCGGTGTGTGCCGCGACTTCCGGACCGGGCGCGATCCACCTTCTCAATGGTCTGTACGACGCGAAGCTCGACCACGTACCGGTCGTCGCGATCGTCGGTCAGACCAACCGCAGCGCGATGGGCGGGTCCTACCAGCAGGAGGTCGACCTGCTGAGCCTGTTCAAGGACGTCGCCAACGAGTACTGCCAGATGGTGACGGTCCCCGAGCAGCTGCCGAACGTGATCGACCGGGCGATGCGCACGGCGATGACCCAGCGGTGTGTTGCGGCGATCATCATTCCGTCGGATGTCCAGGAGCTGGAGTACGCCGCACCGACGCACGAGTTCAAGATGGTGCCGTCCAGCCTCGGCATCGTGGAGCCTCAGCTGCTGCCGCCGGAGCGTGAGCTCGCCCACGCGGCGGAAATCATCAACTCGGGCAAGAAGGTCGCGATCCTGATCGGGCAAGGCGCCCGTGAGGCGGCGGACCAGGTCGTGGAGCTGGCGGAGCTCACCGGAGCCGGGGTGGCCAAGGCGCTGCTCGGCAAGGACGTGCTCTCCGACGAGCTGCCCTTCGTCACCGGGTCGATCGGTCTGCTGGGGACCCGCCCGTCGTATGAGCTGATGACCGGCTGCGACACCCTCGTCACGATCGGGTCGAACTTCCCGTACACCCAGTTCCTGCCCGAGTTCGGACAGGCGCGGGCGATCCAGATCGACATCGACCCCCGGTTCATCGGGATGCGTTATCCGTACGAGCTCAACCTCGTCGGCAGCGCCGGCGCGACGTTGAAGCAGCTGCTTCCGATGATCGAGCGCAAGAACGACCGCTCCTGGCGCGAGAGCATCGAGAAGCATGTCGCCCGGTGGTGGGACGTGATGGACCGCTCGGCGCAGGTGGGCGCCGACCCGCTGAACCCGCAGCGGGTGTTTGCGGAGGCCTCGGAGGTGCTGCCGGCCAACGTCATCGTGTCGGCCGACTCCGGCTCGTCGGCGAACTGGTACGCGCGCAACATCAAGCTGCGTCCGGGGATGCGGGGCTCGCTGTCGGGCACCTTGGCGACCATGGGCAACGGCGTCCCCTACATGGTGGGCGCGAAGTTCGGGCATCCGGACCGGCCGGCGATCGCGTTCGTCGGCGACGGGGCGATGCAGATGAACGGCATCAACGAGCTCATCACCATCTCCAAGTACTGGCAGGAGTGGAGTGACCCGCGGCTGATCATCGCGGTGCTGCACAACCAGGACCTCAACCAGGTCACCTGGGAGATGCGCGCCATGGAAGGGGCGCCGCAGTTCCTGCCCTCCCAGCAGCTGCCACCGTTCCCGTACGCCGAGTACGCGCGCAGCATCGGCCTGCAGGGTCTGCGGATCGACCAGCCCGGCGACATCGCGCCGGCATGGCGCAGTGCGCTCGGCGCGGACCGGCCGTGCGTCCTGGAGTTCGTGACGGATCCTGCGGTCCCGCCCATCCCGCCCCACGCCACCCTCGACCAGATCGAGAACATGATCTCGGCGGTCGTCCGCGGCGACTCCGACCGCTGGGACGTCATCAAGGAAGGCGTCAAGCTGAAGGCGCAGGAGTTCCTTCCCGGCGGCAAGGGCTGA
- a CDS encoding gluconate 2-dehydrogenase subunit 3 family protein, with amino-acid sequence MSAPARFPGFDVLGEVRHWDDTTAGVVLARLGPAAALHFFTPAEEAVGRALFDQLLGQCDERVVPILEMVDARLCEGETDGWHYHDMPEDGDAFRASFAALDEDANAKFGAPFAELERPIQADLIRAVQQLGQGMWHGLSADRVWSLWTRYACTAFYSHPLVWNEIGFGGPAYPRGYKNIGIDAREPWEVADTVDLDPVSPGE; translated from the coding sequence ATGAGCGCGCCTGCGCGGTTCCCGGGTTTCGACGTTCTCGGCGAGGTCCGGCACTGGGACGACACGACGGCCGGGGTGGTCTTGGCGCGGCTCGGCCCGGCCGCGGCGCTGCACTTCTTCACACCGGCCGAGGAAGCCGTCGGGAGGGCGTTGTTCGACCAGCTGCTCGGCCAGTGCGACGAGCGGGTGGTCCCGATACTGGAGATGGTCGACGCCAGGCTGTGCGAAGGCGAGACCGACGGCTGGCACTACCACGACATGCCCGAGGACGGCGACGCGTTCCGGGCCTCGTTCGCCGCGCTCGACGAGGACGCCAACGCCAAGTTCGGCGCACCGTTCGCCGAGCTCGAGCGGCCGATCCAGGCCGACCTGATCCGCGCGGTCCAACAGCTGGGCCAGGGCATGTGGCACGGGCTGAGCGCCGACCGGGTGTGGAGCCTGTGGACCCGCTATGCCTGCACCGCGTTCTACAGCCACCCGCTGGTATGGAACGAGATCGGCTTCGGTGGGCCCGCCTACCCGCGCGGGTACAAGAACATCGGCATCGACGCGCGTGAGCCGTGGGAGGTAGCGGACACCGTCGATCTCGACCCGGTCAGCCCCGGCGAATGA
- a CDS encoding hemerythrin domain-containing protein translates to MNAIELLEDQHQHIRSLMSLVGEAETEQVRKRAFDQLRELIAVHETAEEIVIRPVTRRAFPGGEQVADARMAEENEGKSVLAELEKLDVTDPAFAKTFAEFRAAVEEHAQHEEQLEFRALRDHVDGESLDKMGQRIQQAEAAAPTHPHPAAKTTATNALLGPFASIADRIRDALAS, encoded by the coding sequence ATGAATGCCATCGAGTTGCTCGAGGACCAGCACCAGCACATCCGCTCGTTGATGAGCCTGGTCGGCGAGGCAGAGACCGAGCAGGTCCGCAAGCGGGCGTTCGACCAGCTGCGCGAGCTGATCGCGGTGCACGAGACGGCAGAGGAGATCGTCATCCGCCCGGTGACCCGCCGCGCGTTCCCCGGCGGCGAGCAAGTCGCCGACGCCCGGATGGCGGAGGAGAACGAGGGCAAGTCGGTGCTCGCCGAGCTCGAGAAGCTCGACGTCACGGATCCGGCCTTCGCCAAGACCTTCGCTGAGTTCCGGGCTGCGGTCGAGGAGCACGCGCAGCACGAGGAGCAGCTCGAGTTCCGCGCCCTTCGCGACCACGTGGACGGGGAGAGCCTCGACAAGATGGGGCAGCGTATCCAGCAGGCCGAGGCCGCCGCCCCGACCCACCCTCATCCCGCCGCGAAGACGACGGCGACCAACGCGCTGCTCGGCCCGTTCGCCTCCATCGCCGACCGAATCCGCGACGCACTGGCGTCGTAG
- a CDS encoding GMC family oxidoreductase — MRRFDDEEEVDIAIVGLGAGGSVLMQRLARAGWRVVGFDAGPFWDPDRDWVSDEAGSHHLYWTEPRVIDGDNPVALGSNNSGRGVGGSMVHFAGYVPRFHPSDFETYSRDGVGADWPINYQQLAPYYRAIEEELPVAGQEWPWGDPHRYPHSPHPVSGNGMIFQRGALALGIETRVGPVAIANGRFGNRPHCIYRGFCLQGCKVNAKASPLITHVPDALAHGAEVRADSMVCAVEVDDASGRATGVRYFRDGVERRQRARVVAVCGYAIETPRLLLNSATKRWPDGLANDHDQVGRYVMVQGAPQAAGRFDEEIRMHKAPPPEVTSEQFYETDPTNPYQRGFSIQNVSPLPITWAEHVAAQGHWGEPLREYMRDYVHWATLGALCEYLPRPQNRVTLDEEKDRYGLPVARFSYSLGENDRMLLDAARAAQVRILEAAGATEVITIDRNAHLVGGARMSARPEDGVVDADLRTWSIPNLYVVDGSVLPTQGSANPALTIMALAARAADRLVVDRR; from the coding sequence ATGCGCCGGTTCGACGACGAGGAAGAGGTCGACATCGCGATCGTCGGCCTGGGGGCCGGCGGCTCGGTGCTGATGCAGCGGCTGGCGCGCGCCGGATGGCGGGTGGTCGGGTTCGACGCCGGTCCGTTCTGGGATCCGGACCGTGACTGGGTCAGCGACGAGGCCGGCTCGCACCACCTGTACTGGACCGAACCGCGGGTGATCGACGGCGACAACCCGGTCGCGCTCGGGTCGAACAACTCCGGCCGGGGCGTTGGCGGCTCGATGGTCCACTTCGCCGGCTACGTGCCGCGGTTCCACCCGTCGGACTTCGAGACGTACTCCCGTGACGGCGTCGGCGCCGACTGGCCGATCAACTACCAGCAGCTGGCGCCCTACTACCGGGCGATCGAGGAGGAGCTGCCGGTAGCGGGGCAGGAGTGGCCGTGGGGTGACCCGCACCGTTACCCGCACTCGCCGCACCCGGTCAGCGGCAACGGCATGATCTTCCAGCGCGGGGCGCTCGCGCTCGGCATCGAGACCCGGGTCGGCCCGGTCGCCATCGCGAACGGACGGTTCGGCAACCGCCCGCACTGCATCTATCGGGGCTTCTGCCTGCAGGGGTGCAAGGTCAACGCGAAGGCGTCGCCGCTGATCACGCACGTGCCTGACGCGCTCGCTCATGGCGCTGAGGTGCGTGCCGACAGCATGGTGTGTGCGGTCGAGGTCGACGACGCAAGCGGTCGGGCGACCGGGGTGCGCTACTTCAGGGACGGCGTCGAGCGCAGACAGCGGGCGCGGGTGGTCGCGGTCTGCGGCTACGCGATCGAGACGCCTCGGTTGCTGCTCAACTCGGCCACCAAGCGCTGGCCCGACGGCCTCGCCAACGACCACGACCAGGTCGGGCGCTACGTGATGGTGCAAGGGGCACCGCAGGCGGCCGGCCGGTTCGACGAAGAGATCCGGATGCACAAGGCGCCGCCTCCCGAGGTGACGTCGGAGCAGTTCTACGAGACGGACCCGACGAATCCCTACCAGCGCGGCTTCAGCATCCAGAACGTCTCACCGCTGCCGATCACCTGGGCGGAGCACGTCGCCGCCCAGGGCCACTGGGGGGAACCGCTACGCGAGTACATGCGTGACTACGTCCATTGGGCGACCCTGGGCGCGTTGTGCGAGTACCTGCCACGACCGCAGAACCGGGTGACCCTCGACGAGGAGAAGGACCGTTACGGACTGCCGGTCGCGAGGTTCAGCTACAGCCTCGGCGAGAACGACCGGATGCTGCTCGACGCCGCGAGGGCCGCGCAGGTGCGCATCCTCGAGGCGGCCGGCGCGACGGAGGTCATCACCATCGACCGCAACGCGCATCTGGTCGGTGGGGCGCGGATGAGCGCCCGGCCGGAGGACGGTGTGGTCGACGCCGATCTGCGCACGTGGTCCATTCCGAACCTCTACGTCGTGGACGGCAGCGTCCTCCCGACGCAGGGGTCAGCCAACCCGGCGCTGACGATCATGGCGCTCGCTGCGCGGGCGGCGGACCGGCTCGTCGTGGACCGTCGATGA
- a CDS encoding enolase C-terminal domain-like protein produces MTDVTVDAVDAAAYRVPTDSPEADGTLSWDATTVVVVTAAAGGVTGLGWTYAGSAAAGVVEDMLGPVVAGRSAFDPRGANAAMSRAVRNVGRDGVAGTAISAVDVAVWDLQARLLGVPLHRLLGGSGEPVEVYGSGGFTTYDDEQTTRQITDWLERCGVEAVKIKVGESWGSREGRDLERARLVRRLIGDERGLFVDANGGYSVGQAVRMAHRYDDLGVSWFEEPVTSDDLAGLRRVRNAALADVAAGEYGYDLPYFARMVDASAVDCLQIDATRCGGVTEFLRAAAVAAAHCLDVSAHCAPHLHAAFVGVVPNIRHIEYFHDHCRVEEELLFDGAAAARDGHLRPSDAPGHGVSLRTADAERFRVAS; encoded by the coding sequence ATGACCGACGTCACCGTCGATGCGGTCGACGCGGCCGCCTACCGGGTGCCGACCGACAGTCCCGAGGCCGACGGCACGTTGTCGTGGGATGCCACCACCGTCGTGGTCGTCACGGCGGCCGCCGGTGGCGTGACCGGTCTCGGTTGGACCTACGCCGGTTCGGCTGCCGCCGGAGTCGTCGAGGACATGCTGGGACCGGTCGTGGCGGGCCGTTCGGCCTTCGACCCTCGTGGCGCCAACGCCGCGATGTCGCGCGCGGTTCGCAACGTCGGCCGCGACGGCGTGGCGGGGACCGCCATCTCCGCGGTGGACGTCGCGGTGTGGGACCTGCAGGCGCGGTTGCTCGGCGTTCCGCTGCACCGTCTGCTCGGAGGGTCCGGCGAACCGGTCGAGGTCTACGGCAGCGGCGGGTTCACGACGTACGACGACGAGCAGACGACGCGGCAGATCACCGACTGGCTGGAACGATGCGGGGTCGAGGCCGTCAAGATCAAGGTGGGGGAGAGCTGGGGCTCACGTGAGGGGCGTGACCTCGAGCGGGCGCGTCTGGTCCGCCGTCTCATCGGTGACGAGCGTGGGCTCTTCGTCGATGCCAACGGCGGCTACTCCGTCGGACAGGCGGTCCGCATGGCGCACCGCTACGACGACCTCGGTGTGAGCTGGTTCGAGGAGCCCGTGACCTCCGACGACTTGGCAGGGCTGCGCCGGGTGCGAAACGCGGCACTGGCGGACGTGGCGGCCGGCGAGTACGGCTACGACCTGCCCTACTTCGCCCGGATGGTCGACGCGTCGGCGGTGGACTGCCTGCAGATCGACGCGACTCGATGCGGCGGGGTGACCGAGTTCCTGCGTGCCGCGGCGGTGGCCGCCGCACACTGCCTGGACGTGTCAGCGCACTGTGCCCCGCACCTGCATGCCGCGTTCGTCGGAGTGGTGCCCAACATCCGCCACATCGAGTACTTCCACGACCACTGCCGAGTCGAGGAGGAGCTGCTCTTCGACGGCGCGGCTGCCGCGCGCGACGGCCACCTGAGGCCCTCCGACGCGCCGGGGCATGGGGTGTCGTTGCGCACCGCGGACGCCGAGCGCTTCCGGGTCGCGTCGTGA
- a CDS encoding DinB family protein — protein MNSAELLAEAFNRVQQGVHSTLDGLGPRELAARVDADREHPEANTIAWLIWHLTRVQDDHVADVAGRKQAWHEGGWLEKLDLPFDQDATGYGQNPMDVAAVRPRSADLLVDYYDAVHERTLDYVGQLGDRDLERVVDDSFDPPVTLGTRLMSVIVDDLQHLGQAAYVRGLLTRQP, from the coding sequence GTGAACAGCGCAGAGCTCCTCGCCGAAGCCTTCAACCGCGTCCAGCAGGGCGTGCACTCGACGCTGGACGGACTCGGCCCCCGCGAGCTGGCGGCCCGCGTCGACGCCGATCGCGAGCACCCGGAGGCCAACACGATCGCCTGGCTGATCTGGCATCTCACCCGCGTGCAGGACGATCACGTCGCCGACGTGGCCGGCCGCAAGCAGGCGTGGCACGAAGGCGGCTGGCTGGAGAAGCTGGACCTGCCGTTCGACCAGGACGCGACGGGCTACGGCCAGAACCCCATGGACGTCGCGGCTGTACGGCCCCGCTCCGCGGACCTGCTCGTCGACTACTACGACGCGGTGCACGAGCGCACGTTGGACTACGTCGGGCAGCTCGGCGATCGCGACCTCGAGCGCGTCGTCGATGACTCCTTCGATCCCCCGGTCACCCTCGGCACCCGCCTCATGAGCGTCATCGTGGACGACCTCCAGCATCTCGGGCAGGCCGCGTACGTCCGCGGTCTCCTCACGCGGCAGCCGTGA
- the ligD gene encoding non-homologous end-joining DNA ligase, whose translation MASKKTAVQIDDRELMLSNLDKVLYPEADFTKAAVLDYYARIAEVMIPHLAARPVTLRRYPDGVSGETFFEKQRPSHAPDWVRSMRVASRSGRQGRDFIDYPLLGDRPSLVWAANLAAIELHVPLWHRDGDAEPPTPPDHLVFDFDPGPGTNIVECCRIALLVRDRLRNSKSAVAKTSGSKGLQVYAPRAGASWDDIRDEVLGIAKALEQDHPDQVVVSQDKKLREGRVLIDWSQNHPAKTTVAVYSLRATAYPTASTPVTWDEVERCAAKRDATLLRFLAPDVLRRVDEHGDLFAPLLPKRPRAKKR comes from the coding sequence GTGGCGAGTAAGAAGACCGCGGTCCAGATCGACGACCGCGAGCTGATGCTGTCCAACCTCGACAAGGTGCTCTACCCCGAGGCGGACTTCACGAAGGCCGCCGTGCTCGACTACTACGCGCGCATCGCCGAGGTGATGATCCCGCATCTGGCCGCGCGCCCGGTGACGCTGCGCCGCTACCCGGACGGCGTCAGCGGCGAGACGTTCTTCGAAAAGCAGCGGCCGTCGCACGCCCCGGACTGGGTGCGCTCGATGCGCGTTGCGTCGCGGTCGGGTCGCCAGGGCCGCGACTTCATCGACTATCCGCTGCTCGGCGACCGTCCCAGCCTGGTGTGGGCGGCGAACCTCGCCGCGATCGAGCTGCACGTCCCGCTGTGGCACCGCGACGGTGACGCCGAGCCGCCGACACCGCCGGATCATCTGGTGTTCGACTTCGATCCTGGGCCCGGCACGAACATCGTCGAGTGCTGTCGCATCGCACTGCTCGTCCGCGACCGGCTGCGCAACAGCAAGTCGGCGGTCGCCAAGACCAGCGGCTCCAAGGGCCTGCAGGTCTACGCGCCACGCGCCGGCGCGTCCTGGGACGACATCCGCGACGAGGTGCTGGGCATCGCCAAGGCGCTCGAACAAGACCATCCCGACCAGGTGGTCGTCTCCCAGGACAAGAAGCTTCGTGAGGGCCGGGTGCTCATCGACTGGAGCCAGAACCATCCCGCCAAGACGACGGTTGCGGTGTACTCGCTGCGCGCCACGGCGTACCCGACGGCATCCACGCCCGTCACCTGGGACGAAGTGGAGCGGTGCGCCGCGAAGCGGGACGCGACGTTGCTGCGGTTCCTCGCACCCGACGTGCTCCGGCGCGTTGACGAGCACGGTGACCTGTTCGCGCCGCTGCTGCCGAAGCGGCCGCGCGCGAAGAAGCGCTAG
- a CDS encoding sugar porter family MFS transporter translates to MASFAKEALRGRNRTVSGIAIVAALAGLLFGFDTGVISGAQLYITKDFHASTGAQSWFVGALLLGACAGAAAAGYLADRFSRKFTIVGAGVVYVAAALWSGLAQGTGSLIAARAVLGLAVGAASFVGPLYISEHVPPKLRGGTVSFNQFMITSGIFIAYLVDYAFKDVTNSWRWMLALGALPGIALTIGMLLLPHTPRWLLEADREDEARRVLARSHSRRGVDKEVEEIQHVLASERKAGLRALLAADTRPMLLVGLGLAFFQQVVGVNTVVYYAPTILRYTGLSANQSVTEALSVGITNVVFTVVAIALLDRLGRRALLITGTVGLTVALAVLGAFFQSSTLQNDASWLAVVALVVFIASFAIGLGPVFWLMIAEVFPLRVRSQGMAVCTIVNWAANFFVSYYFLTLVADIGRPATFWLYAGFGVLATAFFALRVPETKGRTLEQIERDLGAAPESSRSSSRSRRNVAHAR, encoded by the coding sequence ATGGCGAGCTTTGCAAAAGAGGCATTGCGGGGTCGGAACCGGACCGTGTCGGGCATCGCCATCGTGGCAGCACTGGCCGGGCTGTTGTTCGGGTTCGACACCGGCGTGATCTCCGGAGCGCAGCTCTACATCACCAAGGACTTCCACGCCTCGACCGGCGCGCAGAGCTGGTTCGTCGGCGCCCTCCTGCTGGGAGCGTGCGCGGGCGCGGCCGCCGCCGGCTACCTCGCCGACCGGTTCAGCCGCAAGTTCACGATCGTCGGCGCAGGCGTGGTGTACGTCGCTGCCGCACTGTGGTCCGGGCTGGCTCAAGGCACCGGCTCATTGATCGCCGCTCGTGCCGTCCTCGGTCTGGCCGTCGGCGCCGCATCGTTCGTCGGGCCGCTCTACATCTCCGAGCACGTCCCGCCGAAGCTGCGCGGCGGAACGGTGTCATTCAACCAGTTCATGATCACGTCCGGGATCTTCATCGCCTATCTCGTCGACTACGCGTTCAAGGATGTGACCAACAGCTGGCGCTGGATGCTCGCGCTCGGCGCGCTGCCCGGGATCGCGCTCACCATCGGCATGCTCCTGCTCCCCCACACGCCCCGCTGGCTGCTCGAGGCCGACCGCGAGGACGAGGCGCGCCGGGTGCTCGCGCGCTCACACTCGCGGCGGGGCGTCGACAAGGAGGTCGAGGAGATCCAGCACGTCCTGGCCTCGGAGCGGAAAGCCGGCCTGCGCGCACTGCTGGCGGCCGACACCCGCCCGATGTTGCTGGTAGGGCTCGGGCTGGCGTTCTTCCAGCAGGTGGTCGGCGTCAACACCGTCGTCTACTACGCACCCACGATCCTGCGCTACACCGGGCTGTCTGCGAACCAGTCGGTGACCGAGGCGCTGTCGGTGGGCATCACCAACGTCGTCTTCACCGTGGTGGCGATCGCACTGCTCGACCGGCTGGGTCGCCGGGCACTGCTGATCACGGGGACGGTCGGGCTGACCGTCGCCCTCGCCGTGCTCGGCGCCTTCTTCCAGTCGAGCACGCTGCAGAACGACGCGTCCTGGCTGGCCGTCGTGGCGCTGGTGGTCTTCATCGCGAGCTTCGCCATCGGGCTGGGACCGGTGTTCTGGCTGATGATCGCCGAGGTGTTCCCGCTTCGGGTGCGCAGCCAAGGCATGGCGGTATGCACCATCGTGAACTGGGCGGCCAACTTCTTCGTCTCCTACTACTTCCTGACTTTGGTCGCGGACATCGGCCGACCGGCCACGTTCTGGCTGTACGCCGGCTTCGGCGTGCTGGCGACCGCCTTCTTCGCCCTGCGCGTCCCGGAGACGAAGGGACGCACCCTCGAACAGATCGAGCGCGACCTGGGCGCCGCTCCCGAGTCGTCCCGCTCGTCCTCACGCTCGCGCCGCAACGTGGCGCACGCCCGGTAG
- a CDS encoding HAD family hydrolase, giving the protein MTSRAVLFDVDGTLVDTNYLHAVAWAEAFHAYGYEVPASTCHQLIGQGSQRLVESVLGKSDDRIVEAHSDFYGPQLYRLRAFPAAADLLRQVKARGLTVVLATSASASDAAHLRKAIDAEDAIDHVTTKDDVESSKPDPDIVHAALDLAGVDPRDAVFVGDTVWDVAAAEQAGMACVCVLTGGIAEPVLREAGAAEIYRDLTDLLRRFDDSPLGRLAAR; this is encoded by the coding sequence GTGACGAGCCGGGCGGTCCTCTTCGACGTCGACGGCACCCTCGTCGACACCAACTACCTGCACGCGGTCGCCTGGGCGGAGGCGTTTCACGCCTACGGCTACGAGGTGCCGGCGAGCACCTGCCATCAGCTGATCGGGCAAGGCTCGCAGCGGCTGGTGGAGTCGGTGCTCGGCAAGTCCGACGACCGCATCGTCGAGGCGCACAGCGACTTCTACGGGCCGCAGCTGTATCGGCTCCGGGCCTTTCCGGCGGCCGCGGACCTGCTGCGGCAGGTGAAGGCGAGGGGCCTGACCGTGGTGCTCGCGACGAGCGCGTCGGCGAGCGACGCGGCGCATCTGCGGAAGGCGATCGATGCCGAGGACGCGATCGACCACGTCACGACGAAGGACGATGTGGAGTCGTCCAAGCCCGACCCCGACATCGTCCACGCGGCGCTCGACCTCGCGGGCGTCGACCCGCGAGACGCCGTCTTCGTCGGCGACACCGTGTGGGACGTGGCGGCGGCCGAGCAGGCGGGCATGGCGTGCGTGTGCGTGCTGACGGGCGGCATCGCCGAGCCCGTGCTCCGAGAGGCGGGCGCGGCGGAGATCTATCGCGACCTCACCGACCTGCTGCGTCGTTTCGACGACTCGCCCCTCGGGCGGCTCGCCGCGCGCTGA
- the ligD gene encoding non-homologous end-joining DNA ligase, with amino-acid sequence MAAARATKAGMPPVVAPMLASPGELPATDSAWAFEPKWDGIRAVTRLDGAGALAASSRNSQDLSRMFPELEVLTTVLRKRPAALDGELVALDDAGVPRFGLLQARLNLTSASMIARRANEVPATYIVFDVLHLDGSSLLDLTYDERRSALESLGLDGDGVTTGASYRDVAGADVFAAASSRGLEGVVAKRRASRYQPGSRSTDWIKVKAMRDQEVVVGGWLPGQGHLRGTFGALLLGVPSPDGLVYVGKVGTGFNDRARAALLTRLQELLRDESPFTGPIDAKDRANARWVAPQIVGEVRFGEWTREGRLRHPSWRGVRPDKDPADVRRE; translated from the coding sequence ATGGCCGCCGCGCGCGCAACGAAGGCCGGGATGCCCCCGGTGGTGGCGCCGATGCTTGCCTCTCCCGGCGAGCTCCCGGCCACCGACTCGGCGTGGGCGTTCGAACCGAAGTGGGACGGCATCCGAGCGGTCACCCGGCTGGACGGAGCGGGTGCGCTCGCGGCCAGCAGTCGCAACAGCCAGGACCTGTCCCGGATGTTTCCCGAGCTCGAGGTGCTCACCACTGTGTTGCGCAAGCGGCCGGCAGCCCTCGACGGCGAGCTCGTCGCGCTCGACGACGCCGGCGTCCCGCGCTTCGGTTTGTTGCAGGCGCGTCTCAACCTGACCAGCGCGTCGATGATCGCGCGGCGGGCGAACGAGGTGCCCGCCACCTACATCGTCTTCGACGTGCTCCACCTGGACGGGTCGTCGCTGCTCGACCTGACCTACGACGAGCGGCGTTCGGCTCTCGAGTCTCTCGGCCTCGACGGGGACGGGGTGACGACCGGCGCCTCCTACCGCGACGTCGCCGGCGCCGACGTGTTCGCCGCCGCCAGCAGCCGAGGCCTGGAAGGAGTCGTCGCGAAGCGGCGCGCCTCCCGCTACCAGCCGGGCAGTCGCAGCACCGACTGGATCAAGGTCAAGGCGATGCGCGACCAGGAGGTCGTCGTCGGCGGCTGGCTGCCCGGGCAGGGCCACCTGCGCGGGACGTTCGGCGCGCTGCTGCTCGGCGTGCCGTCACCGGACGGGTTGGTCTACGTCGGCAAGGTCGGCACCGGGTTCAACGACCGAGCACGGGCAGCGCTGCTCACCAGACTGCAGGAGTTGCTCCGCGACGAGTCGCCCTTCACCGGACCGATCGACGCGAAGGACCGGGCGAACGCGCGGTGGGTGGCCCCGCAGATCGTCGGCGAGGTGCGCTTCGGAGAATGGACGCGAGAAGGTCGGCTGCGTCACCCCAGCTGGCGCGGGGTGCGCCCCGACAAGGATCCAGCCGATGTCCGCCGGGAGTAG